CACACGAACGGGCGCGCAGAAGGCACGCGACCGCTTCCCCTCCCGGTCGCCGGTATCGAAGAGAACGCGTCCGCCCGCTGCCGGGTCGACCCCCATCTCGCGGACCTGTTTCCGGATCGATGATTCCATCGATGCCGGTGGGAAGAAGCGATCGAATTCCTTGGCGCGGAAAAGGGCCAACGCGTCGGCACGGGTCACCTCGGAGCGTGTCATGCCTAACCGGGAACGCAGAAATTGGGGGAGGACGTCGTCCCAAATCGCCTGCGTATCGCGGAGAAAGACATTGCACTGCTCGCTCAGAGCGGCGAGATCGAGGCCGCTCAGCAGCTCAAATGAGGCGTTGTATCCACTCGCGAGACCGATGTCTTCGGTGATGTCGCGCTCACGTTGAAAGCGCTCGCGACGCATCGGTGCCAGATCGCGTTCGACCAACCTCGCGCGCGCCTCGTCGATGGAGTGCCGCTCGCGGACATCGGAGGTGTTCGCGAGCTCGATCGCGACGCGCTGATATTCGATCTCGCGGTCGTCAGCGAGACGAACGATCGCTGTGGCTTCCCACGCAATGTCGCGCTCGTCGAGCGTCGCGAGTGCCCGCGCGCTCTGTGCTTCCACCAACCAGTCGGTGAGCAGCCGGAGCCCGCGCTGCTCCTCACTCCCGGGCGGCGCCGATCGAAACATCTCCAGTACCATCGCCAGCGCATCGGGACCGAGGATCGCTGCATGTTTTTCGTAGATCGGTTGCAGTTCCGCCGCCGCCTTCTGTCCCGAATGCGCCAGGTAGTACTCGCGAGACAACTCCTCCATGAACGCATCGCCCTCGCGACGCAGCCGATCTATCGAGAGCGAAGTTGTGTTCAGCAAAGGCATCTCACCCCCCTCCCCATGCCTAACGTCTTACGCGGTCAGTCGCTCGACGATCACATCGCGAACCTGGTCGGCGGCAACGCGCTCCTGCTGTAGCGTGTCGCGGTCACGAATCGTCACCGTGCCGTCCTGGATCGTCTGGCCGTCGACCGTGATGCAATACGGCGTTCCAATCTCATCCTGACGCCGATACCGCCGGCCGATCGCGCCGGATTCGTCGTAGAACACCGGGAACGCGCGCCGCAACTCTTTCGCCAGCTTCACAGCAAACTCCGGCATACCGTCCTTCTTCACGAGCGGAAAAACACCCGCCTTCACGGGGGCCAACGACGGCGTCAGACCAAGCACGGTTCGTCCCTCGTCCTCACCGGGCACCTGCTCCTCGCGATACGCGTTGACGAGTAGAGCCAGCGCCGTGCGGTCGGCTCCGACGGACGTCTCGACGACGTTGGGGACATATCGGCGATTGTTCGGCTGATCGAAGTACTCGAGCTTCTTGCCCGAGTGCTTCTGATGTTGTGTGAGATCGAAATCGCCACGGTTGTGCACGCCCTCGATCTCCTGGAAGCCGAGCGTTCCGCCGAAGTCGAACTGGATGTCGAACGCCGCGCGCGCGTAGTGCGCCAGCTCCTCCTTCGTGTGCTGATGGAACTGCAGCCGGTCCTCGGCGAGTCCGAGGCTGCGGTGCCATGTCATGCGCTGCTCTTTCCAATACTCGAACCATTGCATGTCGGTGCCCGGCTCGACGAAAAACTGCATCTCCATCTGCTCGAATTCACGAGTTCTAAAGATGAAATTGCCCGGTGTGATCTCGTTTCGGAAGGCCTTGCCGATCTGTGCGATGCCGAAGGGAACCTTCTGGCGCATCGCCTGCTGGACGTTGAGAAAGTTCACATAAATGCCCTGCGCCGTCTCCGGGCGCAGGAAGATCTCGGCCGCGGAGTCTTCCACTGGTCCCATGAACGTACGGAACATGAGATTGAAGAGTCGCGGCTCCGACAGTGTGCCCTTCATGCCGCAGACCGGGCACTGGGCGTCCGGCGTTCCTGGCGTTCCTTTGATTTTCGGATCGTCGGCCCGAAATCGCTTGCGGCAATTGCGACAGTCGACGAGTGGATCGGTGAAACCGGCGACGTGGCCGCTCGCCACCCAGACCTCGCGATTCATCAGGATGGCCGCGTCGAGGCCTTCGATGTCGTCCCGAGCCCGCACCATCGAGTACCACCAGCGGTCCTTGAGATTCTTCTTCAGCTCGACGCCGAGTGGACCATAGTCCCACACCGAGCCGGTGCCGCCATAGATCTCGGAAGACTGGAAGATGAATCCGCGCCGCTTGCACAGCGACACGAGGCGTTCGAAGACGTCGGGGCGGGCGGTTACGGTAGACACGGCATCAATCAGGTGCTAGGTGGTGGGTGCTACGAGGGGCTAGGGGCTCGGCGCTAGGCGCTAGGCGCTAGGCGCTAGACGAAAAGCTAATTCGCCATGGGGCGCTAAAGTGCAGAGCCCTAGCACCTAGCCCCTCTTCAGGTATCGAGTTCGGCGCTCAGCTTCGGCGGTGGCGGCGCTGCTGTTCCCAGGAGTCTCGCGACGATTCGGTCGCCATGATAGCGGCCGTTCTCGATGAAGACTTTGTTCGCGTCATAGCCAGCGATCACCACACCGGCGATGAAGAGCCCGGGGATCGTCGTCTCCAGCGTCTCCGGATCGTGTTCGGGGATTCCCGTCGTCGGATCGATGGGCACGCCGACCTGCTTCAACAGATCCGTGTTCGGCGCGAATCCGGTCATGATGTAGACGAGGCTGGCGGGCAACCGCTCGCTTCGCGATCCGTCGTCGATCGCATGGATACATACAGAATCGGGCTCGATAGTCGCGACACGGCTGTTCCAGCGAACGTGGATGCTTCCCTCCTTCACCCGATTCTGAAAATCAGGCAGCACCCACGGCTTGATTCGCTTGTCAAAGGTCGGCCCGAAATGCACGAGGGTGACGTGTGCTCCGGAGCGCCAGAGATCGAGTGAGGCTTCGGCGGCAGAGTTGCCGCCGCCCACGACGACGACACGCTGCTGAAATGCCTCGTGACCTTCGCGATAGACGTGAGTGACGTGTGGCAGATTTTCACCTGGCACGCCGAGGCGGTTGGGCGAGCCGAAGTAGCCCGTCGCAACGATTACCGCACCGGCATTCGTGCGACGTACATCTCCTCCGCGCGTCCGCGAGTGCACAATCAGCTCATCGTGACCACGTTCGATGGACGTGACGCGCTCGTACTGGCGCACGGGAATGCCGAAGTGCGTTACCGCCGCGCGATAGTACGCGAGCGCATCGCGACGCGTCGGCTTCTCGGTGGCGATGACGAATGGAAGATCACCGATCCCGAGCTTCTCCGCCGTCGAGAAGAATCGCACGTACGTCGGATAGTGCGCGATCGTGCCGACGACGACCTCGGACTCGAGAACGACCGTCCGCAGTCCGGCACGCTGCGCCGAGATCGACGCCGCCAACCCGCACGGCCCAGCGCCGACGATGAGCACATCTACGTCTGACAATCCGAACTCCCAGGTGCTAGGGCTAGGGGCTAGGGGCTAGAGGCTAGGTAGGGGGTAGCGGACGAGGGCCCTATAGCCCTAGCCCCTGTCACACCTAGCCCCTCTCACCTCTCCCTCTCACTTCTCACCTTCGATGATTTGGTCTCGCTTCGTCCCCACGCTCACGTACGTAATCGGCGTCTCGACCAACTCCTGCATGCGATCGAGATACCGCCGAGCAGCGTTGGGAAGCTCCTCGATGCGCCGGTAGTCTGCCGTGGACTCTCGCCAGCCATCCATCCATTCGTAGCGCGGAACCACGCGCTCCTGCGCGGTGAGGTCGGCTGGAAACTCCTCGTGAAGCTCCCCTTCGTACTCGTAGCCGACGCAAATGCCGATCTTCTCGAGCGTGTCGAGCACGTCGAGCTTCGTCACCGCAAGGTCGGTGAGGCCGTTGATGCGCGCCGCATAACGGACGACGACGGCGTCGAACCATCCGCAGCGCCGCGGCCGGCCAGTGGTCGCGCCGAACTCGTTGCCTAACGTGCGAACGTTGGTCGCGAGCGGCTCGTCCATCTCGGTCGGGAGCGGCCCTGCGCCCACGCGCGTCGTGTACGCCTTCACGACACCCAGCACGGCATCGATCTCCGTCGGCGCAATACCAGAGCCGACGGCAGCGCCGCCCGACGTCGTGTTGCTCGACGTCACGAACGGATACGTCCCGTGATCGATGTCGAGGAGCGAGCCCTGCGCTCCCTCGAGCAGAACTGCCGCGCCACTCCGCACCGCGCGATGCATTGCCAGTCCGACGTCTTCGGCGAGTGGCAGCAGTCGCTCGGCGAGACGCTCGAGCATCGCGATCGTCTCGCCACAATTGACGCGCTTGGAAGTGCCGAAGCGCGCGAGCTGTGCATCGGCGTGTGCTGCTCCTTGTTCGACGAGCTGACGCAAGCGCGCGCCGTGGCGGAGATCGAGCACTCGCACACCGCGCCGCGCTACCTTGTCTTCGTATGCGGGGCCGATACCGCGACCCGTCGTGCCAATCGCCTTGCTCGCCTCGCTCTCGGAATCGAGGAGTTTGTGATACGGGAGGACGAGGTGGGCCCGATCGCTGACGTACAATCGGCCTTCGACATCGACTCCATCGCGGACCAGGCCGTCGATCTCCGTGAAGAGCGTGTCGGGATCGAGCACGACGCCGTTGCCGATGGCGCAGCGCACGCCAGGGTGCAGGATGCCGCTCGGAATCTGGTGCAGTACGAACGACGTATCGCCGATGTGCACGGTGTGGCCGGCATTGGCGCCACCCTGATAGCGGACGACCCAGTCTGCGCGCTCGGCGAGGACGTCCACGAGCTTGCCCTTCCCCTCGTCGCCCCACTGTGCCCCGACCACGACGAGTGTCCGTGTGTTAGTGCTGAACATGCTTCACAATCTAGAGCACCTTGCTCAGCGCCGCGAAGAAGAGCCACACCGCCATCACGAGCCCGATCGCGACCTTGATCGCCGCCGCGGTCACGCGCCCGATGAGAGCGCCCCAGGCAACGCGCGTCGAGACTCCGCCACCGCTGCCGCGGCTCATCTCGAAAAGGAAAGCGCCAACGAATGCTCCGAGGAACGCTCCCACGATGGAGCCAACGATCGGGACCGGGACTCCCATGAAGGCGCCGACCATCCCGCCAATCACCGCGCCCCAGCCAGCGCGACGGGAACCGCCGTATTTCTTCGCGAAACGCGACGCCAACGTCCACTCGAGTCCTTCGGCGATGAGCATCAGGATGCCAACGACGACGACGGATGCCCAGCCGATCCCTCCGTTCGGGACGAGCAGCTTGTAGCAGAGCGCGGCGGCGAACATGACGAGCGTGCCCGGCATGCCGAATGGAATCATCAGCAGCGACAGCACCAGCACTGCCGTCAGAATGAGAACTTCCATCAACGTCGCTCAGTGAGGGTGACGACCGCCCGCGCCAACTCACGCGCGGCATGCGCGACGCCGATTCCTTTCATGTGTTCGAGGTCGTCCTCGCGAGTGTGAATCCGTCGAAGCGTGCCGAGTGTACCGCGACTCAAGGTGATTGCCTCCCAGCCAGCATCGGAGAAAGCCAAGCCATCGACGAGAACTCCCGGGACGAGCGGTATGACGCGCACTCCCGCTCCAAACGCCGACTCGAGCCGACGTGCGCGCGGTCGCGTCCACATGAGAGTAAGCGGTCCGGTATCGTCGACGCCATCGCAGTTCAGTACGACGCCAGGTACACGATTGCTGCACCAGGCGCGCGCTCCCGCGAGGCCGAGCTCCTCGGCGTCGGTGATGAGCACGCCAACCGGCAATTCGGACGGCAACAGTGACGCCGCGGTGAGGACCGTCGCGACGCCCGAGGCATTGTCTACCGCACCCGCCGAGCGGCGGCCTACAGTCGATGCGATTATCGGCAGGGAGCCAATGAGGCCAACGTAAAGCCACTCGGTGGTCCAGAGCAGCGCGCCAATCCACGCGACAGCCACGAGGAGGATTCCAGCCGCGCGCAGCAGTAGTGGAATCGGCTGCGACTTGGAGTCGATATGCGCGACGAGCCAGAGCGACGGATCAGAGGCCCCACGACGAGCCTCCAGGTTGACACCCTTCCGTCGGCGGAGCGGAAGACCGAGCACGCCGCGTTGGGCGAGCCACCGGCCGCCGATCGCGAGGAGCAATGCGCCACCAATCAGTACGAGCCGGCTCTGCGTGCCTAACGCGACGAGGCTCACGCAGAACGCGAGCACTCCCGCCACCGGCGTTCCATACTCGCCGACGGCGGCGCTATACTCGAAGTCTCGCTCGAGCATCTCGAATCCGAGCGCGGCGAGTACCCGTGCACAGTATTGCCGGCCCTGGGCCGCCTCTGGTCCGCCAGCCGGCCGCGGTTGTCGGGCGAGCCGTTGCAGGTGTTCGGCGGCGTGCGTCTCGACGCTTATGTCGTTAGGCGCCGAGCTCGAGCCAGTCACGCGCCGGGCTCTGTGGTCGCTATGTCACGCCGCGAGCGACAGCTCTGCCACACGCAGCAGCTCGGTCACCTGCGCCAGCTCGGCGGCGGCGAGCGGAGCGAGGGGTGGGCGCACCGGACCGCCAACCAGACCAACGCGATCGAGCGCTGCCTTGACACCGGCCACGCCCAACTCGCCAACGATCCGCGCCGAGAGCGGCGTTAGGCGGTCCTGGGCCGGCTCCGAACGCGTCTCGAAGACTTCGACCGACAGATTCGCCGCAATGAGCGCTACGGCGAGAATTCCACCGCGCGCGCCGAGCTCCAGCGCGCGCCTGAATGTCGAGCCGTTACCCGTGAGCACCGTGAACCCGTCGCTCTGCGCCTTGAGGTATCCCGCCAGCAGGTCGAGATCGCCAGAGCTGTCTTTGATTCCGATGATGTTCTCGTGCCGCGCGAGCTCGGCGACGAGCTGCGGCGAGAGAGCGAAGTGCATGTACTTCGGAATGCTGTAGAGGATGACGGGAACGGGACTCGCGTCGGCGATCGCGGTGTAGTGATCGCGTAGTGACACGGCCTTCTGCCCATAGTAATGCGGTCCGACGACGAGCACCGCGTCTGCGCCGCGCTCGGCGGCGAGGCGCGTCAGGCGCTGTGTCACGCGCGTCGACTCCGCGCCGGTGCCGACGAGGAGCCGGCGGTCGCTCGGAACGGCGTGGCGGGCAACCTCCACCAACCAAGACCGCTCCTTCTCGTCGAGAAGCGCTGCTTCGCCTGTTGAGCCGGTGACGACGATTCCACTCATCCCCGCGTCGAGGTGCGCGCGAATGTTCTCCGCGAATCCCGTCCGATTCAGCTCGCCGGATGACTCGAACGTCGTGACCACCGGTCCCAAAACACCCTGCAGCGTTAGGCTCACGTCAGTACCCTGCGCGCTTGTCGACGAGATTCCGCAGCGGCTCGCCGCGCGTGAATCGCCGCCAGTTGTCGAGAAAGAGATCGAGCTCGCGTGCCCAGAAGCGACCGGGCGACACGGGCGAGATGTGCGGCGTTACGAGCACCGATCGAAGCTGCCATAGGGGGCTGCCCGACGCCAGTGGTTCCTCCTGAAAGACGTCGAGCGCCGCGCCGCGAATGCGTCCGTCCGTCAAGTGGTCGATGAGCGCCGCCTCGTCGACGAGCGCTCCTCGCGCAACGTTGACGATGACAGCCGCCGGCCGCAGCATGTCGAGCCGCTGTGCGTTCAGAATGCCGCGTGTTTGCTCGGTGAGCGGCGCCGCGAGAACGACGACATCCGCCTTCTGCAGCTCGCCATCGATCGCCTCGAAGCCGATGACGCGCGCAAAACCGTCCGGCGTTCCGAGTGAGGCTCGTCTTCGCACACCAACGCAGTTCGCGCCGAGTGCGGTGAGCCGGCGCGCCGCTTCGGAGCCGATGCCGCCCGTTCCGACGACGAGCACGCACGCATGGCCAATTTCACGCAGTGGTGACTGCTCGCCGACAAATGGCGCCTTGTCCCACTCGCCGTGTCGTTGCTGCTTCACGGCGATGTCGAGACCGCGAAAAAAATAGAGCACGCCGGCGACGATGTACTCCGCGATTGGTATCGCGTGCACGCCGGCGGAATTCGTGAGGACGACGTCACCGTCGAGCATCTCGGGATACAGCGCGTTGCCGACGCCGGCTGCTGCGGAGTGCACCCAGCGCAATCGCTTGGCGGCGAGATAGAGCGGGCGCGGTATTCCGAATCCGAGGTAAACGTCGGCCTTGGGAATCTCGCGCATGACCTCCTCGCTCGAGCCGCGAGGTCCGTCGCCGTCGGAGCTCGTTTGCGCTTCCACGAAATAGACGTCCCAGCCCGGTGGCGCCTCGGCGCGAAGGCGTTGCTCCGCGGCTTTGGTCATGGTCCACGTGCGCGACACGGCGTTGCCATCGACAACGAGCAACGGCATTCGGTCAGTCCATCGAAAGGCTGATGACGTCCTCGCGCCGTTGCATCTCGTCGATCGCGGTGTCGATCTGCTTGGAGGTGCCGATGAGCTCGAGCTCGAAGGCGCGATCGGATTCGTGCTCGAACGTGCGACGCGAAACGATGTGCAGGCCGTTGCCGCGCAGAATGTCCTCGATGGTGTCGAAGCGGAGATCGCGACGGACGCGGATGGTCGCACTGATTTTGCGCCGGCGGAGAAGCATCCGCCGCTCGACAGGGCGTAGCCCAACGAGCACGAGGATGATGAGCACGGAGGTGCCGACGCCCTCAACGTACGCGCCGGCGCCGACCGCCGCGCCCACCGCGGCAACGACCCAGATCGTCGCCGCGGTCGTTAGGCCCACGACCGCGCCGTGCGCATGGAGAATCGCGCCCGCGCCGAGAAAGCCAATGCCCGACACGATCTGCGCCGCGATGCGCGTGGTGTCGCCGTATGGCCTTCCGTCAGGCGTGAAGCCGATCTCGGCGATGTGAATCGAGAGATGCGTGAAGAGCGCCGCGCCCACACAGATGAGGATGTTCGTACGCAAGCCGGCTGGCTTACCAGCGATCTCGCGCTCCATACCGATCGCGCCGCCAAGAGCGGAAGCGAGCAGGAGTTTTAGCAGCAGCGTAAAGCGCAGGGCGTCGAACCATGCATCGATCGACGACCCGGGCGCAGCGGCTTGTAACAGCAGAGGGAGCGAGTGCAGGGACAGGGGGACGAGAGAAATTACCGGGCTCCTTGCCGCGGGTGGTTAGCGCGAGTCGAGATCGCGCAGGTCGCCGGATGTCGTGTCGGGCGAGGAATCGCCATAGGAGATGCTGCGCGCTTGGTCCTCGAGTTGTGCGATCGAGGCCTCGTCGGGCTCCGTCGGTGTCGCGAAGTTCCGGAAAACTGTTCCGCCGCAGCGCTCACACGTTACCGTCGCAGGAACGGATTGCTCGTAAAACTTCTCGTTCCCACAGGTCAAGCAGACGAGAGTGAGAAGACCGCGAGGGCCGGTTTGGTCTGCCATTGGTCGTGGTGGGTTGGTGGTTGGTGGTGGTGGTTTCGTACGTGGTTGGTGGTGGGTGACTGCAGTGGTTTTTCACCAACAACCAGTGACCAACAACCAACCACCACTAAGAGAGGCGACTGCGTCGCTGTGCGCAATCCTCGCAGAGCGTCGCGCTGAACTCGAGGCGAGCACCGCAGCTTCCGCACAGACTGTAGACGCGAACGCCCGAAGCGGTCACCTCGCGGTGAATCGCGCTGTGGAGTGCTATCAGCGGGAGAACATCCGTCGACTTGATGCGCAGCGCGCGCCGCGCGGCGAACCATGCCTGGATCCGGGCGATGAACTGGCGGAATAGCTGCATCGGTCGCTTGGTTCCAGCCGCGCTCTTTGCCACGACCGCTCCGGCATGCGCGGCAATAGTAAAATACCGGTGCGATAACTGATGTTGTGGCAAGTAGCACGACACATGCCCAGCGGGGCGACTAGTCGAAACCCATCCGCTCGCGCACGCCACGCATTGTCTCCGACGCCAACTTACGGCAGTGCTCAGCGCCGGCGGCGAGCGCCGCGTCGACCTGCCCGCGATCCTCTCGCAGCTCCGCGGCACGCGTGCGAATCGGAACCAGCTCGCGCTCCATGTTCTCGAACAACACTCGCTTGCAGTCGATGCATCCCCACCCTGCCGTGGTGCACTGTGTCGCGACGTGCTCCACAGTAGCCGGAGGACTGAACGCTTTGTGAAGGTGGTAGATGTTACAAACCTCGGGCGTCCCGGGATCGGTTCGCTTGATTCGCTTGGGGTCGGTTACGGCCGGACGCAGCTTGTTCCAGACCTCGTCAGGCTTGTGGAGCAGGCCGACGGTGTTGTTCATCGACTTCGACATCTTGGCCTGTCCATCGAGACCCATGATGCGCCGTGAGGGAGTGAGCGCGGGTTGCGGCTCGGGGAAGAAATCCTCCCCGCCGCCGAACTGCGAGTTCCACCGGCGCGCAACGACGCGCGAGAGCTCGAGATGCTGCACCTGGTCCTCCCCCACAGGAACCAGATTCGCCTTGTAGAGCAGAATGTCCGCCGCCTGCAGAACGGGATAGTTGAGCAGCCCCGCGACGACGCTCTCCTGGCGCTGCGACTTGTCCTTGAACTGTGTCTGTCGCTCCAGCTCACCGAGGGGCGTGAGCGTGTTCAGAATCCATGCGAGCTCGGTGTGTTGCGGAACGTGCGATTGCACGAAGAGCGTGGCGACGTTCGGATCGATGCCCGACGCGAGGAGCGAGACCGCCATGTCGTAGCGCCGCGCGCGCAACAGCGCGGGATCGTACGCGCCAATGATCGCGTGATAGTCCACGATGCAGATGATCGTCTCATGCTCGTGCTGGAGCTTCACCCAATTCTTCACCGCCCCGAGATAGTTTCCGATATGCAACTCTCCGGACGGCTGTATCCCACTGAATATTCGAGACATTCGCGCAAGGTATGAACGACGATCGCCGCGCGCTACTCGCGACGTGCGTCGCCGCCGCCGTGAAGGGCGCGGACGCGGTTCGCTCGCACTCGCAGCATCTCGACACGCTCGCCTGGGAGGAGAAATCCCGCGCCGATTATGTGAGCGCCGCCGACCGGGATTCCGAGCATGCGATCCACGACATCATCTCGGCGCGCCATCGCGATGCGACGATCCTCGGTGAGGAGCTGTCGCCCGAGACGGCAGCCGCGACGTTGAAGACCGGCCTGTCGTTCGTCGTCGATCCACTCGACGGGACGACCAATTTCCTGCACGGATTCCCCTGGTACGCGGTGTCGATCGCGGCGATGGTCGACGGCGCGCTCGCAGCCGCCGCGATCCTGAACGCCGCGAATGGCGATCTATTCACGGCGGTCGCGGGCGGCGGCGCGAGACGCAACGGCCAGCCGATTCACATCTCGAAGATCACCGAGCCGATTCGCTCGCTGGTCGCGACGGGCTTTCCATTCAAGTTCACCGATCAGGTCGAGGCGTACCTTCGCGGGTTCGGCGAGGCGATGAAACAGACCGCCGGCGTGAGGCGCGTCGGCGCCGCGTCGCTCGATCTCGCCGACGTCGCCTGCGGACGCTATGAAGCGTTCTGGGAGCTGATGCTCGCGCCGTGGGACATTGCTGCCGGGATTCTCCTTGTGCGCGAGGCGGGCGGCGTCGTGACGGATCTCGATGGTTCACCAGCGAAGGTTGCGCACACGGGGATTGTGGCGGGGAATCCGGAGATGCAGGAATGGCTGATGGCGCTGTTGGGGCTAGGGTCCAGGGGGTAGGGCGTGTCGCGGGGCTATTTAGTATTCCCTAGCCCCTACGCCCAAGACCCTAGCCCCGTCGCTCGTGCGTCTCGTCGAGTGCGTCCCAAACTTCTCCGAAGGCCGCCGGCCAGAGATCATCTCCGCCATTCGGGATGCGATCGCTGCCGTCGCAGGTGTCGCGATTCTGGACTCATCCTCGGATCTCTCGCATAACCGCACCGTCGTCACCTTCGTCGCACCCGTCGAGCAAGCGGTCGACGCGGCCTTCGCGGGGATTCGCAAGGCGCGGGAGCTCATCGACCTGAATCATCACACGGGCGAGCATCCACGGATGGGAGCCGCCGACGTGGTGCCGTTCATTCCGCTCGAAGGGACGACGATGGAGGACTGCATCGTGCTCGCGCGCTCGTTAGGTGACCGCGTCGGGCGCGAGCTGCAGATTCCCGTGTTTCTCTACGAGCGCGCGGCGACCCGTCCCGATCGCGAGAATCTGGCGGACGTCCGCCGCGGCGAGTTCGAGGGACTTCGAGAGCAGATCGGCAAAGATCCTGCGCGCACGCCGGACTTCGGACCAGCTCATACCCACCCCACCGCGGGCGCGGTGGCAATCGGCGCCCGGCCCTTTCTCGTCGCATACAACGTCTACCTCGGCCCGGCGACGAATCTCCAGGTCGCGAAAGACGTCGCGAAGGCACTGCGCCATTCCACTGGCGGACTGCGCTACGTCAAGGCGTTGGGCCTCGAGGTGGATGGGCAAGCGCAGGTTTCGATGAACCTCGTCGACACGGAAAAGACGCCACTCTTCCGCGCTTTCGAGATGGTGAAACTGGAAGCTGCGACACAGGGTGTTTTGACGACATGGTCCGAGATCGTCGGCCTCGTACCGGAACGCGCGCTCCTCGAGACTGCGGCGCGGCACATCCAGTTGCGAAACTTCTCACCGGAGATGGTGCTCGAGCGCCGCGTCCGGGACGCGGTGCAGGGCGGGCAGTCGCTCAGCGGCTTCGTGAGCAGCGTTGCGTCGTCAGCGCCTGTTCCCGGTGGGGGAAGTGTCGCCGCCCACGTCGGCGCGTTGGCGGCGGCGCTCGTTCAGATGGTCGCCGGCCTGACCGCTGGAAAGAAGAAGTACGCGTCGGTGGACGCCGAGATGCGCGCGCTCTCCCTCGACGCGGCCGGCTTGGTGACGCAGCTCTCGGCGCTCGTGTCGCGCGACGCCGCGGCGTTCGCCGAGGTTGCCGCCGCGTATAAGATGCCTAACGAACCAGCCGATGCCGCGGCGCGGCGCGGCGAAGCCCTCACGAAGGCCCTCCTCGGCGCAGCTCAAGTGCCCCTCGAGACGGCGCGCGCGTGCGCCAAAGCCGCGGAGCTCGCCGTCGTCGTGGCAAGGAAGGGAAATACGAATGCCGCGTCCGACGCCGGCGTCGCCGCGCTCCTCGCCGAAGCGGGGTGCCGCGGCGCGGTGCTCAACGTGCGAATCAACGTCGTGTCGCTCGAGGACAAGTCGCTCGGCGCGGGCCTGTTAGAAGAGGCTAAACAACTGATCGCGCAGACGTCCGAAAGGGCGCGCGCGGCGATGAACGCGGTGGAAGAGGCAATAGCGTGAGGACACGGCAAAAAGAGCGCGTCGAGAGGGGCGCGTCGATAAGGGCGCGTCGAAAAGGGCGCGTCGAAAAATGAAACGGGCGCAGCGCCGCAGGCGCGCGCCCGATTTCCTTATTAACGCAGGTCTGGCGCCGTTCTCGACGCGCTCCTTTCGGCGCGCCCCTTTCGACGCGCCCTTTTCGACGCGCTCTTCTAAGCCTTACGGTGTTAAGCCCTGCTTGTCCCCGCCGCCATAAATCCCATTGAAGAGGAACTTGAACGTCCCATGCGGCTGCGCCCGGAACGTGATCTCGGGACCGAACAGATACAGATGCCCGCGGCCCACATTCGCTTCCGCGATCGCGACCGCGCCCTCGAGATAGTTCTGCCCCCACGCCCATCCGCTGCGCAGCGGATGGTCCGAGTCGAACCACGCGACCGGCCGCACACCCTTCAGTGCCGCATCGGGGCCGAGCCTGAAAGCCGGGCTGTTGTCGTAAAACACATCGAGACGCGCCGGCATACCAGCCGCCACGCCAGTGCTATTATCGAC
This is a stretch of genomic DNA from Gemmatimonadaceae bacterium. It encodes these proteins:
- a CDS encoding D-2-hydroxyacid dehydrogenase; this encodes MPLLVVDGNAVSRTWTMTKAAEQRLRAEAPPGWDVYFVEAQTSSDGDGPRGSSEEVMREIPKADVYLGFGIPRPLYLAAKRLRWVHSAAAGVGNALYPEMLDGDVVLTNSAGVHAIPIAEYIVAGVLYFFRGLDIAVKQQRHGEWDKAPFVGEQSPLREIGHACVLVVGTGGIGSEAARRLTALGANCVGVRRRASLGTPDGFARVIGFEAIDGELQKADVVVLAAPLTEQTRGILNAQRLDMLRPAAVIVNVARGALVDEAALIDHLTDGRIRGAALDVFQEEPLASGSPLWQLRSVLVTPHISPVSPGRFWARELDLFLDNWRRFTRGEPLRNLVDKRAGY
- a CDS encoding MgtC/SapB family protein, with the translated sequence MSLVPLSLHSLPLLLQAAAPGSSIDAWFDALRFTLLLKLLLASALGGAIGMEREIAGKPAGLRTNILICVGAALFTHLSIHIAEIGFTPDGRPYGDTTRIAAQIVSGIGFLGAGAILHAHGAVVGLTTAATIWVVAAVGAAVGAGAYVEGVGTSVLIILVLVGLRPVERRMLLRRRKISATIRVRRDLRFDTIEDILRGNGLHIVSRRTFEHESDRAFELELIGTSKQIDTAIDEMQRREDVISLSMD
- the trpS gene encoding tryptophan--tRNA ligase, coding for MSRIFSGIQPSGELHIGNYLGAVKNWVKLQHEHETIICIVDYHAIIGAYDPALLRARRYDMAVSLLASGIDPNVATLFVQSHVPQHTELAWILNTLTPLGELERQTQFKDKSQRQESVVAGLLNYPVLQAADILLYKANLVPVGEDQVQHLELSRVVARRWNSQFGGGEDFFPEPQPALTPSRRIMGLDGQAKMSKSMNNTVGLLHKPDEVWNKLRPAVTDPKRIKRTDPGTPEVCNIYHLHKAFSPPATVEHVATQCTTAGWGCIDCKRVLFENMERELVPIRTRAAELREDRGQVDAALAAGAEHCRKLASETMRGVRERMGFD
- a CDS encoding inositol monophosphatase family protein, producing MNDDRRALLATCVAAAVKGADAVRSHSQHLDTLAWEEKSRADYVSAADRDSEHAIHDIISARHRDATILGEELSPETAAATLKTGLSFVVDPLDGTTNFLHGFPWYAVSIAAMVDGALAAAAILNAANGDLFTAVAGGGARRNGQPIHISKITEPIRSLVATGFPFKFTDQVEAYLRGFGEAMKQTAGVRRVGAASLDLADVACGRYEAFWELMLAPWDIAAGILLVREAGGVVTDLDGSPAKVAHTGIVAGNPEMQEWLMALLGLGSRG
- the ftcD gene encoding glutamate formimidoyltransferase, encoding MRLVECVPNFSEGRRPEIISAIRDAIAAVAGVAILDSSSDLSHNRTVVTFVAPVEQAVDAAFAGIRKARELIDLNHHTGEHPRMGAADVVPFIPLEGTTMEDCIVLARSLGDRVGRELQIPVFLYERAATRPDRENLADVRRGEFEGLREQIGKDPARTPDFGPAHTHPTAGAVAIGARPFLVAYNVYLGPATNLQVAKDVAKALRHSTGGLRYVKALGLEVDGQAQVSMNLVDTEKTPLFRAFEMVKLEAATQGVLTTWSEIVGLVPERALLETAARHIQLRNFSPEMVLERRVRDAVQGGQSLSGFVSSVASSAPVPGGGSVAAHVGALAAALVQMVAGLTAGKKKYASVDAEMRALSLDAAGLVTQLSALVSRDAAAFAEVAAAYKMPNEPADAAARRGEALTKALLGAAQVPLETARACAKAAELAVVVARKGNTNAASDAGVAALLAEAGCRGAVLNVRINVVSLEDKSLGAGLLEEAKQLIAQTSERARAAMNAVEEAIA